The Phycisphaeraceae bacterium genome has a segment encoding these proteins:
- a CDS encoding crossover junction endodeoxyribonuclease RuvC, which yields MRILGVDPGLLRTGYACLDCADGSLTPTVIEAGVFRLTRGASVAQRLVELEHDLADAIERLRPDAAAVETLFSHYKRPTTAVVMGHARGVILLTIQRAGLALHELEPATVKKSLTGAGRASKEQVQRAVQGQLRLPAMPEPPDVADAIAIALCAARRRVFDQTPTRSG from the coding sequence ATGCGGATCCTCGGCGTCGATCCCGGACTGCTGCGCACCGGCTACGCCTGTCTCGACTGCGCCGACGGATCGCTCACCCCCACGGTCATCGAAGCGGGCGTGTTCCGGCTGACGCGCGGCGCCAGCGTCGCGCAGCGCCTGGTCGAGCTCGAGCACGACCTCGCCGACGCGATCGAACGCCTGCGACCAGACGCCGCCGCCGTCGAAACGCTCTTCTCGCATTACAAGCGACCCACCACCGCCGTGGTCATGGGGCACGCGCGCGGCGTCATCCTGCTGACCATCCAGCGGGCCGGGCTCGCCCTGCACGAACTCGAACCGGCAACGGTCAAGAAATCGCTGACCGGCGCCGGACGCGCCAGCAAGGAACAGGTCCAGCGGGCGGTGCAGGGGCAGCTCCGACTCCCCGCGATGCCCGAGCCCCCCGACGTCGCCGACGCGATCGCGATCGCTCTCTGTGCCGCGCGCCGGCGCGTCTTCGACCAGACCCCCACCCGGAGCGGATAA
- a CDS encoding metal ABC transporter permease, producing MIDALREFVEAVTLQGGSTARVVVPGVSAMGAVAGVCGVYLLLRRRALLGDSISHAALPGVCVAFLLAGALGLDQRSLALLVIGAGATGLLSVACVRALERTPHIRRDAAIGATLAVFFAVGIVLLSVIQRLPGGNQAGISRFIFGQASAMRPSDAWAMLAAAAIIGGASFVFVRSLRAVCFDEPFARSIGLRAGLIDSLALTATGVVVALGLQAAGALLIVAMLIVPAAAARFWTDRFGVLLALAGVFGFASAWVGASWSASSPDTPTGPAIVLAEAALFVVSALLAPRRGVVADALRRASARRAILALRTLPEEGTR from the coding sequence GTGATCGACGCGCTGCGAGAGTTCGTCGAGGCCGTCACGCTGCAGGGCGGTTCGACGGCGCGCGTCGTCGTGCCCGGCGTGAGCGCCATGGGCGCCGTCGCCGGGGTGTGCGGCGTGTACCTGCTGCTGCGCCGGCGCGCGCTGCTGGGCGACTCGATCAGCCACGCGGCCCTGCCGGGCGTGTGCGTCGCGTTCCTGCTCGCCGGCGCGCTGGGTCTTGATCAGCGCTCGCTGGCGCTGCTCGTGATCGGCGCGGGCGCGACGGGGCTGCTGAGCGTGGCCTGCGTGCGCGCGCTCGAGCGCACGCCCCACATCAGGCGCGACGCCGCGATCGGCGCCACGCTGGCGGTGTTCTTCGCGGTCGGCATCGTGCTCCTGAGCGTGATCCAGCGCCTGCCCGGTGGGAATCAGGCGGGGATCTCGCGTTTCATCTTCGGTCAGGCGTCGGCGATGCGCCCCTCGGACGCGTGGGCGATGCTGGCGGCCGCCGCGATCATCGGGGGCGCGTCGTTCGTGTTCGTGCGATCGCTCCGGGCCGTGTGCTTCGACGAGCCCTTCGCTCGCTCCATCGGGCTGCGCGCCGGGCTGATCGACTCGCTCGCGCTGACGGCGACGGGCGTCGTCGTCGCGCTGGGCCTGCAGGCGGCCGGGGCGCTGCTGATCGTCGCGATGCTCATCGTCCCGGCGGCGGCGGCGCGGTTCTGGACCGACCGTTTCGGCGTGCTTCTCGCGCTGGCGGGCGTGTTCGGCTTCGCGAGCGCGTGGGTCGGGGCGTCGTGGTCCGCGTCGTCGCCCGACACGCCCACGGGCCCGGCGATCGTGCTGGCGGAAGCGGCGCTGTTCGTGGTCAGCGCGCTGCTGGCGCCGCGCAGGGGCGTCGTGGCCGACGCGCTGCGCCGCGCGAGCGCGAGGCGCGCGATCCTGGCGCTGCGCACGCTCCCCGAGGAGGGAACGCGGTGA
- a CDS encoding zinc ABC transporter substrate-binding protein codes for MLRQTLRISLALTLFAAALVGCGERERAGAPASDAPAAAEPRFRAVATVAMIGDAVRAVAGDDVEVESLIGPGVDPHLFRPTSTDMQRLLRADVVFANGLQLEGKMLETFAKIAESGKKVYFLAERVNPALVMRDGESADSPPDPHLWMDPLAWVAVTAAARDALGDFDRIGSPTYTRHADEYTEKVRALHEYAKGVLSTVPPDRRVLVTSHDAFGYFGARYGFEVVGIQGISTESEAGLRDIQRIVDMIVERKVPAVFTESTVSDRSIRAIIEGARAKGHSVAIGGTLFSDAMGPAGTYEGTYLGMIDHNVTTIARALGGTAPERGMAGRLGAPRAGARE; via the coding sequence ATGCTCCGACAGACTCTCCGAATATCGCTGGCACTGACCCTGTTCGCGGCCGCGCTTGTCGGCTGCGGTGAGCGCGAGCGTGCGGGCGCCCCCGCTTCCGACGCGCCAGCCGCCGCCGAGCCGAGGTTCCGCGCCGTCGCGACGGTCGCGATGATCGGCGACGCGGTGCGCGCCGTCGCCGGCGATGACGTCGAGGTCGAGTCCCTCATCGGCCCGGGCGTCGATCCGCACTTGTTCCGCCCGACCTCGACCGACATGCAGCGACTGCTGCGCGCCGACGTGGTGTTCGCCAACGGCCTGCAGCTCGAGGGCAAGATGCTCGAGACCTTCGCGAAGATCGCCGAGAGCGGGAAGAAGGTCTATTTCCTCGCGGAGCGCGTGAACCCGGCGCTCGTGATGCGCGACGGCGAGTCGGCCGATTCGCCCCCCGACCCGCACCTGTGGATGGACCCGCTGGCGTGGGTCGCGGTGACCGCCGCGGCGCGCGACGCGCTGGGCGATTTTGATCGCATCGGCAGCCCCACCTACACGCGCCACGCGGACGAGTACACCGAGAAGGTGCGCGCGCTCCACGAGTACGCGAAGGGCGTGCTTTCCACCGTGCCCCCCGATCGGCGCGTGCTGGTCACCTCGCACGACGCGTTCGGGTACTTCGGCGCCCGGTACGGCTTCGAGGTCGTCGGCATCCAGGGCATCAGCACCGAGAGCGAGGCCGGGCTTCGCGACATCCAGCGCATCGTCGACATGATCGTCGAGCGCAAGGTCCCGGCGGTGTTCACCGAGAGCACCGTGAGCGATCGGAGCATCCGCGCGATCATCGAGGGCGCCAGGGCGAAGGGCCACAGCGTCGCGATCGGGGGCACGCTCTTCTCCGACGCGATGGGCCCGGCCGGGACCTACGAGGGCACCTACCTTGGAATGATCGACCACAACGTGACGACCATCGCGCGAGCGCTGGGCGGGACGGCGCCCGAGCGGGGCATGGCGGGGCGTCTGGGCGCGCCGCGGGCCGGGGCCCGGGAGTGA
- a CDS encoding metal ABC transporter permease, with the protein MIGDEFLAIMLPAMLAGALAGLSCALIGCFLVLRRMSLMGDAIAHAVLPGLVLAYLVTGTTSSLAMLAGAACVALVTTALIELVHKAARVEESAAMGVVFVTLFAIGVLLLERYAGSRIHLDADCVLYGQIEGILWFDAPSLATLPREVRTLGLVSALTLGFVVALFKELRITSFDPALARTLGFRSGLVRYALMSMTAIVCVASFEAVGSIVVIAMLIVPAMIARLLTDRLAPMLALSGLIAVALGALGVYASHAAPAAMGFEHSVSAAGGIGVLLGLALAAGVAFSPRSGMVSRAVRRARLSVRVRREDMLAALHRSGERGQATLSRGALIDRAGDGWRARLALRSMRARAEIDGSDSGFSLTERGASRARDLVRSHRLWESYLAERVDLPTDHLHSPAERLEHVTDDAMRDELARRTGSPPTDPHGSSIP; encoded by the coding sequence GTGATCGGCGACGAGTTCCTGGCCATCATGCTGCCGGCGATGCTGGCGGGCGCGCTCGCCGGGCTGTCGTGCGCGCTGATCGGGTGCTTCCTGGTGCTGCGTCGGATGAGCCTGATGGGCGACGCGATCGCCCACGCCGTGCTGCCGGGGCTCGTGCTCGCGTACCTGGTGACGGGGACGACCAGCTCGCTCGCGATGCTCGCCGGCGCGGCGTGCGTGGCGCTGGTCACGACGGCGCTGATCGAGCTGGTGCACAAAGCGGCGCGGGTCGAGGAGAGCGCCGCGATGGGGGTCGTCTTCGTCACGCTCTTCGCGATCGGCGTGCTGCTGCTCGAGCGCTACGCCGGTTCGAGGATCCATCTGGACGCGGACTGCGTGCTGTACGGGCAGATCGAGGGGATCCTGTGGTTCGACGCGCCCTCGCTCGCGACCCTGCCCCGCGAGGTGCGCACGCTCGGGCTGGTGAGCGCGCTGACGCTCGGGTTCGTTGTCGCGCTGTTCAAGGAACTCCGCATCACCTCCTTCGACCCTGCGCTGGCGCGGACGCTGGGTTTCCGCAGCGGTCTGGTTCGTTACGCGCTGATGTCGATGACGGCGATCGTCTGCGTCGCGTCGTTCGAGGCGGTCGGGTCGATCGTAGTCATCGCGATGCTCATCGTGCCGGCGATGATCGCCCGGCTGCTCACCGACCGGCTCGCGCCGATGCTGGCGCTGTCGGGGCTGATCGCTGTCGCGCTGGGCGCGCTTGGCGTGTACGCGTCGCACGCGGCGCCGGCGGCGATGGGCTTCGAGCACTCGGTGTCGGCGGCGGGCGGGATCGGCGTGCTGCTCGGGCTCGCGCTGGCGGCGGGAGTCGCGTTCTCGCCTCGCAGCGGGATGGTGTCTCGCGCCGTGCGACGGGCCCGCCTGTCGGTGCGCGTGCGCCGCGAGGACATGCTCGCGGCCCTGCACCGCTCGGGCGAGCGTGGCCAGGCGACCCTCTCGCGCGGCGCGCTGATCGATCGCGCCGGCGACGGGTGGCGGGCGCGTCTCGCGCTGCGCTCGATGCGCGCACGCGCCGAGATCGACGGGTCTGACAGCGGGTTCTCGCTGACCGAGCGGGGCGCCTCGCGGGCGCGCGACCTCGTGCGATCGCACCGGCTGTGGGAGTCCTACCTCGCGGAGCGCGTCGATCTTCCCACCGATCATCTGCACTCCCCTGCCGAGCGTCTCGAGCACGTCACCGACGACGCGATGCGCGACGAGCTCGCCAGACGCACCGGCTCGCCCCCGACCGACCCGCACGGGTCGTCGATCCCCTAA
- a CDS encoding ABC transporter ATP-binding protein, protein MPTAQREPCPVPPNATPVAELRQIRKVYYKPDGSVLVEALKDLDLTIYKGQYVAIMGASGSGKSTLMNILGCLDQPTGGQYLLSGTPIEELSDTELSEFRGKTIGFVFQAFNLIPQLSIEENVEVPLFYQGIPKITRRERSLQKLDLVGLGNRVGHRPSELSGGQQQRAAIARALVTEPVILMADEPTGNLDSTTGEAILQIIENLHAQGMTIVMVTHDNKIANRCERIVRLKDGVLEYDIKGGGHPDNKPGAA, encoded by the coding sequence ATGCCGACCGCCCAGCGGGAGCCCTGCCCCGTCCCCCCCAACGCGACCCCGGTCGCCGAGCTGCGCCAGATCCGCAAGGTCTATTACAAGCCCGACGGCTCGGTCCTCGTCGAGGCCCTCAAGGACCTCGATCTGACCATCTACAAGGGCCAGTATGTCGCGATCATGGGCGCGTCCGGCTCGGGCAAGAGCACGCTCATGAACATCCTGGGCTGCCTCGACCAGCCCACCGGGGGGCAGTACCTGCTCTCGGGCACGCCCATCGAGGAACTCTCCGACACCGAGCTCTCCGAGTTTCGCGGCAAGACGATCGGCTTCGTCTTCCAGGCGTTCAACCTGATCCCGCAACTCTCGATCGAAGAGAACGTCGAGGTCCCGCTGTTCTATCAGGGAATCCCCAAGATCACCCGTCGCGAGCGCTCGCTCCAGAAGCTCGACCTCGTCGGGCTGGGCAACCGCGTGGGGCACCGCCCGAGTGAACTGTCGGGCGGGCAGCAGCAGCGCGCCGCGATCGCGCGTGCGCTCGTCACCGAGCCAGTGATCCTCATGGCGGACGAGCCCACCGGCAACCTCGACTCGACCACCGGCGAGGCCATCCTCCAGATCATCGAGAACCTCCACGCGCAGGGCATGACCATCGTCATGGTCACCCACGACAACAAGATCGCCAACCGCTGCGAGCGCATCGTCCGCCTCAAGGACGGCGTGCTCGAGTACGACATCAAGGGCGGCGGGCACCCCGACAACAAACCCGGCGCCGCCTGA
- the mntR gene encoding manganese-binding transcriptional regulator MntR — protein MQPQHAHTRRFERTRRDHETELAEDYAELIADLIERRGEARVGELAQALGVTHVAVSRTISRLRDAGLVDSEPQQPVTLTPKGAALARACRARHDLVVRFLMMLGVREEQAHLDAEGIEHHCSKATLDAFAREIERRESAG, from the coding sequence ATGCAGCCCCAGCACGCACACACCAGGCGCTTCGAGCGCACGCGGCGCGACCACGAGACCGAGCTCGCGGAGGATTACGCCGAGCTGATCGCCGACCTGATCGAGCGCCGCGGCGAGGCGCGCGTGGGCGAGTTGGCGCAGGCGCTGGGCGTGACCCATGTGGCGGTTTCCCGCACGATCTCGCGCCTGCGCGACGCCGGGCTGGTCGACAGCGAGCCCCAGCAGCCGGTGACGCTCACGCCCAAGGGCGCGGCGCTGGCCCGGGCGTGCCGCGCGCGCCACGACCTGGTCGTGCGGTTTCTCATGATGCTCGGGGTGCGCGAGGAACAGGCGCACCTGGACGCCGAGGGCATCGAGCACCACTGCAGCAAGGCGACGCTCGACGCGTTCGCGCGCGAGATCGAGCGGCGCGAGTCAGCGGGCTGA
- a CDS encoding ABC transporter ATP-binding protein: protein MTVAYDRRPVLWNVEFEAPRGALVGIVGPNGAGKSTFIKACLDLLPRLSGEVQFFGRPYRAQRKRIGYVPQRESVDWDFPVSALDVVTMGTYGALGWLRPVGRAQRRDAMECLERVGLADFAQRQISRLSGGQQQRVFLARALAQRAEVYFMDEPFASVDAATEKAIVDVLRTLRAEGKTCLVVHHDVQTVREYFDHALLLNTRVVAAGPTSVVFTDENLRRTYGGRLTLLDQASERLGVAARGQPS, encoded by the coding sequence ATGACGGTCGCGTACGATCGCAGGCCGGTGCTGTGGAATGTGGAATTCGAGGCCCCGCGCGGCGCGCTGGTGGGCATCGTCGGGCCAAACGGCGCGGGCAAGTCGACCTTCATCAAGGCGTGCCTGGACCTGCTGCCGCGCCTGTCGGGCGAGGTGCAGTTCTTCGGCAGGCCGTACCGCGCGCAGCGGAAGCGGATCGGCTATGTGCCCCAGCGGGAAAGCGTGGACTGGGACTTCCCGGTGAGCGCGCTCGACGTGGTGACGATGGGGACCTATGGCGCGCTGGGGTGGCTGCGCCCCGTGGGCCGCGCGCAGAGGCGTGATGCGATGGAATGCCTGGAGCGGGTGGGCCTCGCGGACTTCGCGCAGCGCCAGATCAGCCGCCTGTCGGGAGGCCAGCAGCAGCGCGTCTTCCTCGCGCGGGCGCTCGCGCAGCGCGCCGAGGTCTATTTCATGGACGAGCCGTTCGCGAGCGTCGACGCCGCCACCGAGAAGGCGATCGTGGACGTGCTCCGCACGCTGCGCGCCGAGGGCAAGACCTGCCTCGTGGTGCACCACGACGTTCAGACGGTGCGTGAGTACTTCGACCACGCGCTGCTGCTCAACACGCGCGTCGTCGCGGCCGGGCCGACGAGCGTGGTCTTCACCGACGAGAACCTCCGGCGCACCTACGGCGGGCGTCTGACGCTGCTGGATCAGGCCTCGGAGCGGCTGGGCGTCGCGGCGCGGGGGCAGCCCTCGTGA